Proteins co-encoded in one Vibrio fortis genomic window:
- a CDS encoding PilZ domain-containing protein — protein MSDGSFTQKRQYYRLKYPKGARPIMRIKDELFQVSEVSEKGVRVMTRNVSHFYRGLSMAGTLDLHDEKRVDVTGAVLRFDGNEVIIQLSRGPSFKDMVSEQRHIRQRYPAFFASLRAA, from the coding sequence ATGAGTGACGGGTCGTTTACCCAAAAACGCCAGTACTATCGCTTAAAATACCCAAAGGGCGCTAGGCCGATCATGCGTATCAAAGATGAGCTCTTTCAAGTGAGCGAAGTATCTGAGAAAGGCGTGCGTGTTATGACTCGGAATGTCAGTCATTTTTATCGTGGGCTCTCTATGGCGGGTACGCTCGATCTGCACGATGAAAAGCGAGTCGATGTTACAGGCGCGGTATTACGCTTTGATGGTAATGAAGTGATCATTCAATTGTCTCGTGGGCCAAGCTTTAAAGACATGGTGTCTGAACAACGACATATTCGCCAACGTTACCCCGCATTTTTCGCAAGTTTAAGAGCGGCATAA
- a CDS encoding DUF1289 domain-containing protein translates to MEQLEFFQVPSPCVGVCSTDEKGYCNGCMRKREERFNWMSMTPAQQLHVIKLCRQRYRRKRLAQLNNGSKPEQSLEEAMSPQQDLFG, encoded by the coding sequence GTGGAGCAGTTAGAATTTTTTCAAGTTCCAAGCCCTTGTGTGGGAGTATGTTCAACGGATGAAAAAGGCTATTGCAATGGTTGCATGCGAAAGCGGGAAGAGCGTTTCAATTGGATGTCGATGACGCCAGCTCAACAGCTACATGTAATTAAATTGTGCCGGCAGAGATATCGAAGAAAACGCCTTGCTCAGTTGAACAATGGATCGAAACCGGAACAATCATTAGAAGAGGCAATGAGCCCGCAACAAGATCTTTTTGGATAA
- a CDS encoding ABC transporter substrate-binding protein has protein sequence MNKIVSTIGILAATAYSTTLYADDTSTQDWSQIEREAEGQTVYFHAWGGSQEINRYIQWAGKQLQQNHGVTLKHVKVTDIAETTTRLIAEKAAGKNSGGSVDMVWINGENFRSMKDNALLFGPFTETLPNWQYVDKSLPIDVDFSEPTEGLEAPWGVGQLVFIHDQETLNNPPHSFSEMLSYAQAYPNRLSYPRPPEFHGTSFVKSLLIELTKNDPALAKPVDEKTFQTITQPLWAYLDEFHKVAWRGGKQFPAGTSESIQLLDDGQIDLAITFNPNAVFSAQANGTLAETTKAFAFESGALSNIHFLAIPWNANASAGAQVAINYLLSPEAQSRKGDLNIWGDPSVLSSKYLTGSARNTQQFKSVDEPHPSWQTALESEWLKRYGN, from the coding sequence ATGAACAAAATAGTTAGTACGATTGGAATACTGGCCGCAACTGCTTATAGCACAACACTTTATGCAGATGACACAAGCACTCAAGACTGGAGTCAGATCGAACGTGAAGCCGAAGGACAAACCGTCTATTTTCACGCTTGGGGTGGTAGCCAAGAGATCAATCGCTATATCCAATGGGCAGGCAAGCAACTGCAACAAAACCATGGCGTGACACTTAAGCACGTTAAAGTAACCGATATTGCAGAGACGACCACTCGTTTGATAGCAGAAAAAGCCGCAGGCAAAAACAGTGGTGGCAGTGTCGATATGGTCTGGATCAACGGTGAAAACTTCCGTTCAATGAAAGACAACGCTCTTCTATTCGGCCCATTCACTGAGACGCTACCTAACTGGCAATATGTCGATAAGTCGCTACCGATTGATGTTGATTTCTCAGAGCCGACTGAAGGCCTAGAAGCGCCTTGGGGTGTTGGACAACTGGTCTTTATCCACGACCAAGAAACGTTGAACAACCCACCTCACTCTTTCTCTGAAATGCTGAGCTATGCACAAGCGTACCCTAACCGCTTAAGCTACCCGCGCCCACCAGAGTTTCACGGTACCAGCTTTGTAAAATCACTTCTGATCGAGCTGACAAAAAACGATCCTGCACTGGCTAAACCAGTTGATGAAAAAACATTCCAAACCATCACTCAACCACTGTGGGCATACCTCGATGAGTTCCACAAGGTTGCATGGCGTGGTGGTAAACAATTCCCTGCCGGTACATCTGAAAGTATTCAACTTCTTGATGATGGCCAGATCGACCTAGCCATCACTTTTAACCCTAATGCGGTTTTCTCTGCTCAAGCTAACGGTACACTTGCAGAAACAACCAAAGCGTTTGCTTTCGAAAGTGGTGCACTATCTAACATTCACTTTTTAGCCATTCCTTGGAATGCAAACGCATCGGCAGGCGCTCAAGTTGCGATCAACTACCTATTGAGCCCAGAAGCCCAATCGCGCAAGGGCGACCTTAATATTTGGGGTGACCCGTCAGTGTTAAGCAGTAAGTACCTAACTGGAAGTGCTCGCAATACTCAGCAGTTCAAATCGGTAGATGAGCCGCACCCAAGCTGGCAAACCGCACTCGAGTCTGAGTGGTTAAAGCGCTACGGTAACTAA
- a CDS encoding class I SAM-dependent methyltransferase, with amino-acid sequence MEASALPVFFEHIEQQLNEVPNELRRIFHGRGKYWPGLEQLTCDWVDGQLLVNIFKQVDEEFLSVLKEGLLKLTDQPIWQQKQGTSVVLQHRYTEGSPSEVIWGELDSSPVVIEHGLKYQLNIGRNQNFGLFLDMRNGRQWVQENSQGKNVLNLFAYTCGFSVAALAGGARQCLNVDMSRGSLSKGRDNHRLNEHDMRSVNFLGYDIFKCWGKIKKGGPYELVIIDPPSFQKGSFALTKDYKRILRRLPELLKEGGEVIACVNSPMVSPNFLMDTMAEEAPNVKYLERLPNPPEFVDVDADSSLKVLRFKLEAAE; translated from the coding sequence ATGGAAGCATCTGCTTTACCGGTATTTTTTGAACATATCGAACAACAATTAAATGAAGTACCTAACGAGCTACGTCGTATTTTCCATGGTCGTGGTAAATATTGGCCAGGCCTAGAGCAACTAACGTGTGATTGGGTCGATGGTCAGTTGTTGGTGAACATTTTCAAACAGGTCGATGAAGAGTTCCTATCTGTGTTGAAAGAGGGCCTTCTTAAACTGACGGATCAGCCGATTTGGCAACAGAAACAGGGCACAAGTGTTGTGCTGCAACATCGCTATACTGAGGGCAGCCCATCGGAAGTGATTTGGGGTGAACTAGACTCATCACCAGTTGTTATTGAGCACGGTCTTAAGTACCAGTTGAACATCGGTCGCAACCAGAACTTCGGTTTATTCTTAGACATGCGTAATGGCCGTCAGTGGGTTCAAGAGAACTCTCAAGGTAAGAACGTATTAAACCTGTTTGCTTACACCTGTGGCTTTTCTGTAGCTGCGCTAGCGGGTGGTGCGCGTCAGTGTCTTAACGTAGATATGTCTCGTGGTTCATTAAGCAAAGGTCGCGACAACCACCGATTAAATGAACATGACATGCGCTCAGTGAACTTCTTGGGTTATGACATCTTCAAATGTTGGGGAAAAATCAAGAAAGGTGGTCCATACGAGTTGGTGATCATCGACCCACCATCTTTCCAGAAAGGCAGCTTTGCACTGACCAAAGACTATAAGAGAATTCTGCGTCGTCTACCTGAACTTCTTAAAGAGGGCGGAGAAGTGATCGCTTGTGTGAACTCTCCGATGGTTTCACCTAACTTTCTGATGGATACCATGGCGGAAGAAGCGCCGAATGTGAAATATCTAGAACGCTTACCAAACCCACCAGAGTTTGTCGATGTTGATGCTGATTCGAGCCTGAAAGTACTTCGCTTTAAGTTAGAAGCTGCAGAATAG
- a CDS encoding META domain-containing protein has product MKFSSKKLLAVTALPIMLAACTTTGDDAMQVTATDLQHHNWELAQIDGKDIEKSEHEAAPRLEIGEKLTANGIAGCNNFFGQGELKDGQFRIKQMGMTMKMCHGAAMDIEQSVSATLAEWSDVTLTKDTLVLKNDVHTLTYTLSDWKN; this is encoded by the coding sequence ATGAAGTTTAGTTCAAAAAAATTACTAGCAGTAACCGCTTTACCTATCATGCTTGCTGCATGTACAACAACAGGTGATGACGCAATGCAAGTAACAGCTACCGATCTACAGCACCATAATTGGGAACTGGCACAAATCGACGGCAAAGACATTGAGAAAAGCGAACACGAAGCAGCACCTCGTCTAGAAATCGGCGAAAAGCTGACAGCTAACGGCATCGCTGGCTGTAATAATTTCTTTGGTCAAGGCGAACTGAAAGACGGTCAATTCCGCATTAAACAGATGGGCATGACAATGAAGATGTGTCACGGTGCGGCAATGGACATCGAACAGTCGGTTTCTGCAACACTTGCAGAGTGGAGTGACGTAACTCTGACCAAAGATACACTGGTACTGAAGAACGACGTACATACTCTGACTTACACGCTAAGTGATTGGAAAAACTAA
- a CDS encoding DEAD/DEAH box helicase, giving the protein MTFKSLNLCPELIDALPKALQQPTEIQHKSIPAILDKRDLLALAQTGSGKTLAFGLGGLQNLERDINAVQSLIVVPTRELANQISSSLTPFASALSIRVATFIGGMSEENVNDALSSKPQMVVATPGRLVPLIEQGLLSLSHCQALVLDEADRLLDMGFWPDIQVVKKSLPAKHQTLLFSATLPSELEHQADELLFKPLKVNVHPKNSVAQNIKETLYLVNKGSKPQALISLLQQYKNTQSLVFIGAKDNADALTKKLKKAKLNVEALHGNKSQEERSQILEDFKKGRIETLVATDVMARGIHIDALPLVINFELPTHSANYVHRVGRTARAGATGHAISLVSHSEAETLNAIRQLTERALPVQSLEGFPVTDKPATEGTQRKRPPKDKQANRRTAKKKSIKQFKSKNSR; this is encoded by the coding sequence ATGACGTTCAAATCTCTAAACCTGTGTCCTGAGCTTATCGATGCTCTTCCTAAAGCTCTACAACAACCAACCGAGATCCAACATAAATCGATTCCAGCGATCTTAGATAAAAGAGATTTACTGGCACTGGCTCAAACGGGTAGCGGGAAAACACTTGCATTTGGTTTGGGTGGGTTACAGAACCTTGAACGTGATATCAATGCTGTTCAAAGCCTGATTGTGGTGCCAACTCGTGAACTGGCCAACCAAATATCTTCTTCATTAACGCCCTTTGCAAGCGCGCTCTCCATTCGTGTTGCAACCTTCATAGGTGGCATGAGTGAAGAGAATGTTAATGATGCTCTAAGCAGTAAACCACAGATGGTCGTGGCCACGCCTGGCCGTTTAGTACCCTTGATTGAACAAGGTTTATTGTCACTGTCGCATTGCCAGGCATTGGTGCTAGATGAAGCTGACCGCCTGTTGGACATGGGGTTTTGGCCTGACATTCAAGTGGTCAAAAAATCCTTGCCGGCAAAACATCAAACTCTACTGTTCTCCGCGACACTACCAAGCGAACTCGAGCACCAAGCTGATGAATTGCTATTCAAGCCTCTAAAAGTCAACGTTCATCCAAAAAACAGCGTGGCTCAAAACATCAAAGAGACACTGTACTTAGTCAACAAAGGCAGTAAACCCCAAGCGCTTATCAGCCTATTGCAGCAGTACAAAAACACTCAATCTCTGGTTTTCATCGGAGCTAAAGACAACGCGGACGCTCTGACCAAAAAGCTTAAGAAAGCCAAACTCAACGTAGAAGCACTACACGGTAATAAAAGCCAAGAAGAGCGCAGCCAGATTCTCGAAGATTTCAAAAAAGGGCGTATTGAAACGCTGGTTGCAACCGACGTGATGGCGCGTGGTATCCATATTGATGCTCTACCTCTCGTGATTAACTTCGAATTGCCAACGCATTCGGCAAACTATGTCCATCGTGTTGGGCGCACAGCTCGGGCTGGCGCTACTGGTCATGCAATTTCATTAGTGAGTCACAGTGAAGCTGAAACTTTAAATGCAATACGCCAGTTAACAGAGCGAGCGTTACCTGTTCAGTCATTAGAAGGCTTCCCAGTAACAGATAAGCCTGCTACTGAAGGTACACAACGTAAACGCCCACCAAAAGACAAACAGGCAAACCGTCGCACAGCTAAGAAAAAGAGCATTAAGCAGTTCAAGAGTAAAAACTCACGTTAA
- a CDS encoding M14 family metallopeptidase gives MNIFSNFESGNINVVNADSPQNIQLTIPADKHTDIAQWFHFRLESDAQVSHHFEIQGLAKSAYPEGWKDYDVVASYDREEWFRIPAKFDGDTLQFDIIPEHESMFFAYFAPYSYDRHQDLLHSAQTHPACKLETLGVTNDNNDISLLTIGEPSPEKKNIWIIGRQHPGETMAEWFIEGFLQRLLDETDTVGRALLDKVVIRAVPNMNPDGSIRGHLRTNGLGVNLNREWQTPSMERSPEVYLVRERMLETGVDMFLDIHGDEAIPYNFVAGSEGIPSYDARLQGLEEHFKQALFTITPEFQDEVGYDKDEPGKANLTVGSNWVGEQFKCLSYTVEMPFKDHISHADELYGWSPERSVAFGHDMLAAVWATVPKL, from the coding sequence ATGAACATTTTCAGTAATTTTGAAAGCGGCAATATTAATGTCGTTAATGCAGATTCTCCACAAAACATCCAACTGACTATCCCAGCGGATAAACACACAGACATTGCTCAATGGTTTCATTTCCGCTTAGAAAGCGATGCGCAAGTTTCTCACCATTTTGAAATCCAAGGCTTAGCAAAGTCTGCCTACCCTGAGGGTTGGAAAGACTACGATGTTGTTGCTTCTTACGATCGCGAAGAGTGGTTCCGCATTCCAGCAAAATTTGATGGCGATACACTACAATTCGACATCATTCCTGAGCATGAATCTATGTTCTTTGCGTATTTCGCACCTTACTCTTATGACCGCCACCAAGACTTACTGCACAGTGCTCAAACGCACCCTGCTTGTAAGCTTGAAACGCTAGGTGTGACTAACGACAACAACGACATCAGCCTACTGACCATTGGCGAACCAAGCCCAGAGAAAAAGAATATCTGGATCATTGGTCGTCAGCACCCAGGTGAAACAATGGCAGAATGGTTCATTGAAGGCTTCTTACAGCGCCTTCTTGATGAGACAGATACCGTTGGCCGCGCCCTACTCGATAAGGTTGTGATTCGTGCAGTACCAAATATGAACCCAGACGGCAGCATCCGAGGTCACTTGCGCACCAATGGTTTAGGCGTAAACCTGAACCGCGAATGGCAAACACCATCAATGGAGCGTAGCCCAGAGGTTTACCTAGTTCGTGAGCGCATGTTGGAGACTGGTGTTGATATGTTCTTGGATATTCACGGCGACGAAGCAATCCCATACAACTTTGTTGCGGGTAGTGAAGGTATTCCTTCTTACGATGCTCGTTTGCAAGGTTTGGAAGAGCACTTCAAACAAGCACTATTCACTATCACACCAGAATTCCAAGACGAAGTTGGTTACGATAAAGATGAACCAGGTAAAGCAAACTTAACCGTTGGCTCGAACTGGGTAGGTGAGCAGTTCAAGTGTCTTTCTTACACGGTTGAAATGCCTTTTAAAGACCACATTAGCCATGCAGACGAGCTTTACGGCTGGTCGCCAGAGCGCAGCGTGGCATTTGGTCACGATATGCTAGCGGCAGTTTGGGCAACAGTACCAAAACTGTAA
- a CDS encoding ABC transporter permease yields the protein MLHALYFVVIAVCILPTIPGVVGVIASSLSYIPPLGLEQFSTVGFLQVFSWEGVYHSIGLTVSSAVVSSYLACFLTFCILQATWDKPFWRKIELTLSPMLAIPHVAFAIGFAFLFGPSGLGMRTLHNIVGETSTNGELALLVKDPYALGLIVMLALKEIPFLLLMSISILQQLDIPKITKVSASLGYSRSQIWWKCVFPQWFNRLRFPMLAVLAYSLSVVDIALIIGPTNPPTFAVLVWQWFNDPDLSLLPRAAAGAIVLFGLASLLIVFARLVEWSILKCFRGWQVSGRSGLTLPGRSLFSFLALLTAAMFPLMLLWSVAQRWRFPDLLPSRYSTRFWEYEWDAITSTIGQSLWIAFMSATIALVLALIAHEYRIRHRWQVPGYIIAIPMLIPQLSVLFGMQVTTLYLNSTAYEFWVIWSHVFFAFPFVYLSLDGPWRSFKPGLIKAALSLGKSPLRSWLTVKLPILLPAMVFAWAVGISVSLAQYLPTLMLGAGRISTITTEAVALTSGFDRRVTAIYAIWQALLPLFFFSFAILISRLQVKYRRLSFKGLLPNESISQRPRHP from the coding sequence ATTCTTCACGCTCTATATTTTGTTGTTATAGCGGTGTGCATTCTCCCAACTATCCCAGGGGTAGTTGGGGTTATTGCTTCATCACTCAGTTACATACCCCCGCTGGGTTTAGAACAGTTTTCTACCGTAGGCTTCCTACAAGTATTCTCGTGGGAAGGCGTATACCACTCTATTGGGCTTACAGTTAGCTCAGCAGTTGTCAGTAGCTACCTTGCCTGCTTTCTTACTTTCTGTATTCTTCAAGCCACTTGGGACAAACCGTTTTGGCGTAAAATAGAACTTACGCTCTCCCCTATGCTTGCAATTCCTCATGTCGCCTTTGCGATTGGATTTGCCTTTCTATTTGGCCCTAGCGGTTTAGGAATGAGAACGCTACACAACATCGTCGGAGAAACATCAACCAACGGTGAACTTGCTTTGCTCGTCAAGGACCCTTATGCCCTTGGCTTGATTGTGATGTTAGCGTTAAAAGAGATCCCGTTTTTGCTGTTAATGAGTATCTCGATTCTGCAGCAGTTAGACATTCCCAAAATCACCAAAGTGAGCGCGTCACTCGGTTACAGTCGTTCACAGATCTGGTGGAAGTGTGTGTTCCCACAATGGTTCAATAGATTACGCTTTCCTATGTTGGCAGTACTCGCTTACAGCTTATCCGTCGTGGATATAGCGCTTATCATAGGTCCAACAAACCCACCGACTTTTGCTGTTTTAGTGTGGCAATGGTTTAACGACCCAGATCTCAGCTTATTGCCAAGAGCAGCTGCGGGTGCCATTGTTTTATTTGGCTTAGCTAGCTTGTTAATTGTCTTTGCTCGACTGGTTGAATGGTCCATTCTTAAATGCTTCCGCGGCTGGCAAGTGTCTGGCCGTTCAGGCCTTACTCTACCCGGACGTAGTCTATTTTCTTTCTTGGCACTACTGACTGCAGCAATGTTCCCTTTGATGTTGCTGTGGAGTGTTGCTCAACGTTGGCGTTTTCCAGACCTATTACCAAGTCGATACAGCACTCGCTTTTGGGAATACGAGTGGGATGCAATAACGAGCACCATAGGGCAAAGCCTGTGGATCGCCTTCATGTCGGCGACTATCGCCTTAGTGTTGGCACTTATTGCTCATGAATATCGTATTCGACATCGCTGGCAGGTCCCGGGGTACATTATTGCTATTCCGATGCTGATTCCTCAGCTTTCAGTACTGTTCGGTATGCAGGTAACAACTCTTTATCTCAATAGCACCGCTTATGAGTTTTGGGTTATCTGGTCGCATGTATTTTTTGCTTTCCCGTTCGTCTATTTGTCATTAGATGGCCCTTGGCGCAGCTTTAAACCAGGATTGATTAAGGCGGCTCTAAGCCTTGGAAAATCGCCACTTAGAAGCTGGCTCACCGTTAAACTGCCAATACTCCTGCCAGCTATGGTTTTTGCTTGGGCTGTGGGGATTAGTGTGAGTCTCGCTCAATACCTACCAACCTTGATGTTGGGTGCGGGACGAATCAGCACCATTACAACGGAAGCAGTTGCACTGACAAGTGGGTTCGATCGTAGAGTCACTGCTATCTATGCCATTTGGCAAGCATTACTCCCTCTATTCTTTTTCTCATTTGCGATTCTTATTAGCCGCTTACAGGTAAAGTATCGCCGACTTTCATTCAAGGGTTTATTGCCTAATGAGTCTATCTCTCAAAGACCTCGCCATCCATAA
- a CDS encoding ATP-binding cassette domain-containing protein, giving the protein MSLSLKDLAIHKLDGNELFSSLNLHLDAGEVLALMGPSGCGKSTLLDVIAGHLSNEFKYTGQVHVNNARIDQITPHQREVGILFQDDLLFPHLKVWENLAFALPNSIKGKERQKRAFDALKEIELTRLADSFPDQISGGQRARVSLTRMLLAKPKVALLDEPFSKLDPELRVQFRDWVFEQLSKANIPTLMVTHDETDIPPTARVLNWPWSTENAR; this is encoded by the coding sequence ATGAGTCTATCTCTCAAAGACCTCGCCATCCATAAACTCGATGGTAACGAACTGTTTTCGTCACTTAACCTCCATTTGGACGCTGGTGAAGTGTTGGCGCTAATGGGCCCGAGTGGTTGTGGAAAATCAACTCTGCTGGATGTGATTGCAGGTCACCTTAGCAACGAGTTTAAATACACAGGACAAGTCCACGTCAACAACGCGCGAATTGATCAAATTACTCCTCACCAACGTGAGGTAGGGATCCTATTTCAAGACGATTTGCTATTTCCTCATCTAAAAGTTTGGGAGAATTTAGCTTTTGCGTTGCCAAATAGCATTAAAGGGAAAGAGCGCCAGAAACGCGCATTTGATGCCCTTAAAGAGATTGAGCTAACAAGGCTTGCAGACTCTTTCCCAGATCAAATCTCGGGAGGACAGCGAGCACGAGTCAGTTTGACCAGAATGCTCCTCGCCAAACCTAAAGTCGCGTTATTGGATGAACCTTTCAGCAAACTCGATCCTGAACTGCGTGTTCAATTTCGTGATTGGGTCTTTGAGCAGTTGAGCAAAGCGAATATTCCAACCTTAATGGTGACCCATGATGAAACAGATATTCCACCCACCGCGCGAGTACTGAATTGGCCATGGAGCACTGAAAATGCTAGATAA
- a CDS encoding nitrogenase-stabilizing/protective protein NifW produces MSHSELLQKIAGFTRIEQALDYFEIGFDSRFIEENRSELVKRFNGYLILTKPDDWFSGRRALKNAYCKVQRSKLDKHTRSACRGCTSCQRR; encoded by the coding sequence ATGAGTCACTCTGAACTTTTGCAAAAAATTGCTGGTTTTACCCGTATTGAACAAGCGCTTGATTATTTTGAGATCGGTTTTGATAGTCGGTTTATTGAAGAGAACCGAAGTGAATTAGTGAAACGCTTTAATGGTTATCTGATTTTGACAAAACCAGATGATTGGTTCTCAGGACGACGAGCATTAAAAAATGCGTACTGTAAGGTTCAGCGTAGCAAGCTAGACAAACATACGCGCTCAGCATGCCGTGGTTGTACATCTTGTCAGCGTCGCTAA
- a CDS encoding TIGR01621 family pseudouridine synthase, whose product MFDILVNHSDFLLINKHPGVSVHKDDGDTMLLQEVAKSLNIEKLYLVHRLDKMTSGILLLAKHAAAASELSQLFANREVEKYYLAIGSKKPKKKQGLIVGDMERSRRSSWKLINSKQNPAVTQFLSAAAEPGERLLLCKPYTGRTHQIRVAMKSIGSAIVGDPIYNSSSQSDRGYLHAFAIRFTYQSQAYQYVCDPRAHQSLGQKWSHEAVSTGLDTWLEPWSLAWPKLNIK is encoded by the coding sequence ATGTTCGATATTCTTGTAAACCATTCAGATTTTTTACTTATCAATAAGCATCCGGGCGTGAGTGTCCACAAGGATGACGGTGATACTATGCTGCTTCAAGAGGTAGCAAAATCACTCAACATTGAAAAGCTCTATCTTGTGCATCGTCTAGATAAAATGACGTCAGGTATTCTATTGCTCGCAAAACATGCAGCAGCGGCCAGTGAGCTGTCTCAGTTGTTTGCGAACCGAGAGGTTGAAAAGTACTACCTTGCAATAGGCTCTAAGAAGCCGAAAAAGAAACAGGGCTTGATCGTGGGTGACATGGAGCGCTCTCGACGCTCAAGTTGGAAGCTGATCAACAGCAAGCAAAACCCAGCGGTGACCCAGTTTTTATCGGCGGCGGCAGAGCCAGGTGAACGACTGCTGCTTTGTAAGCCGTACACGGGGCGCACTCATCAAATTCGCGTGGCGATGAAGTCGATAGGTTCGGCGATCGTTGGCGACCCAATTTATAATTCTTCAAGTCAATCTGATCGTGGCTATCTGCATGCCTTTGCGATTCGATTTACCTATCAATCTCAAGCATACCAATATGTGTGCGACCCGAGAGCACACCAATCTCTAGGTCAAAAATGGTCGCATGAGGCGGTATCGACAGGTTTGGATACTTGGCTTGAACCTTGGTCACTGGCGTGGCCAAAGCTAAACATTAAGTGA
- a CDS encoding CDP-alcohol phosphatidyltransferase family protein has translation MLDKYSIKVIRWPLTQSAKVLNGAGITANQTTFFGFLIGCLAFPSLAFQQYDLALLFVVLNRICDGLDGALARIQGITDAGGFLDISLDFLFYSLIPFGFVIANPDANAVAGAFLIFSFIGTGSSFLAFAVMAGKQGIENPVYKHKSLYYMSGLTEGTETIACFIAFCIWPQHFAVIAYAFGAACWLTTFMRIYFGFQTLNNVKA, from the coding sequence ATGCTAGATAAGTATTCTATTAAGGTGATTCGCTGGCCTTTAACACAATCAGCTAAAGTGTTGAACGGCGCTGGCATCACGGCCAATCAAACGACATTTTTTGGATTTTTGATTGGCTGTTTAGCCTTCCCATCGCTTGCTTTTCAACAATATGACTTAGCATTATTGTTTGTAGTGTTAAATCGTATCTGCGATGGGCTTGATGGCGCTCTTGCTCGCATCCAAGGAATTACCGATGCCGGTGGCTTTCTCGATATCAGCCTCGACTTCTTGTTCTATTCGTTGATACCGTTTGGCTTTGTGATTGCGAACCCCGATGCAAATGCCGTTGCGGGTGCCTTTCTGATTTTCTCCTTCATAGGTACCGGCAGCAGCTTCTTAGCCTTCGCGGTCATGGCAGGCAAGCAAGGAATAGAGAACCCAGTCTATAAGCATAAATCTTTGTACTACATGTCGGGTTTAACCGAGGGAACAGAAACCATCGCTTGTTTCATCGCTTTCTGTATTTGGCCGCAACATTTTGCCGTAATCGCCTACGCGTTTGGCGCTGCGTGTTGGTTGACTACTTTTATGCGTATCTACTTTGGTTTTCAAACGCTCAATAATGTAAAAGCCTAA